The following coding sequences lie in one Micromonospora sp. R77 genomic window:
- a CDS encoding PadR family transcriptional regulator, which yields MSIRHGLLALLERGQMYGYQLRAAFEESTGATWPLNIGQVYTTLARLERDGLVRPLPENEGGQRPYEITDAGRADLTLWFATPISRTDRPRDELAIKLALALTTPGVDVRAVVQTQRSATMRALQELTRLKYASDKPEDLPWRLVLDAMVFQAEAEIRWLDHCETSLVRHRPAPARPTGHDHPEVVDRTDQQSRR from the coding sequence ATGTCCATCCGTCACGGGCTGCTCGCCCTCCTGGAACGCGGCCAGATGTACGGCTACCAGCTGCGCGCCGCCTTCGAGGAGTCGACCGGCGCGACGTGGCCGCTGAACATCGGGCAGGTCTACACCACGCTCGCCCGGCTGGAACGGGACGGCCTGGTCCGCCCGCTGCCGGAGAACGAGGGCGGGCAGCGGCCGTACGAGATCACCGACGCCGGGCGCGCGGACCTGACGCTCTGGTTCGCCACGCCGATCAGCCGCACCGACCGTCCCCGGGACGAGCTGGCGATCAAGCTGGCCCTGGCGCTGACCACCCCGGGCGTGGACGTGCGGGCCGTGGTGCAGACCCAGCGCAGCGCGACCATGCGGGCGTTGCAGGAGTTGACCCGGCTGAAGTACGCCAGCGACAAGCCGGAGGACCTGCCGTGGCGGCTGGTGCTGGACGCGATGGTCTTCCAGGCCGAGGCGGAGATCCGCTGGCTGGACCACTGCGAGACCAGCCTGGTGCGGCACCGGCCCGCGCCCGCCCGACCGACCGGCCACGACCACCCCGAGGTGGTGGACCGCACCGACCAGCAGTCCCGCCGGTGA